The following are encoded together in the Lathyrus oleraceus cultivar Zhongwan6 chromosome 3, CAAS_Psat_ZW6_1.0, whole genome shotgun sequence genome:
- the LOC127128092 gene encoding GDSL esterase/lipase At5g14450 isoform X2: MSIMGSLTHFATIVFLLSWLVSIQADELKTSQKPCDFQAIFNFGDSNSDTGSMSAAFFPAILPYGQTFFHEAVGRASDGRLIIDFIAKHLGMSLLSAYINSIGTSYRHGANFAAGSSTIMRQNKTYFDGGTPFTLEIQIQQFNNFKTRTAKFFTQANKNSYRAHYPKPEEFGKAIYTFDIGQNDIAYVLSKVGKEDSQELISNIVEYFSKQLQNVYSYGARRFWIHNTGPIGCLPVSMPIHNVHHNSTLLPGYLDQNGCVNYQNDLAKDFNKKLKDEVLKLRTVFPNASLTYVDMFSAKYELISNAIKSVSIPPPRV, encoded by the exons ATGTCAATAATGGGGTCCCTCACACATTTTGCCACTATTGTTTTTTTACTCTCTTGGTTAGTGAGTATCCAAGCAGATGAACTGAAAACTTCACAAAAACCATGTGATTTTCAAGCAATCTTCAATTTTGGTGACTCAAATTCAGATACTGGCTCTATGTCAGCAGCATTTTTCCCTGCTATTTTGCCTTATGGTCAGACATTTTTCCATGAGGCTGTTGGCAGAGCTTCTGATGGCCGTCTTATCATAGATTTCATTG CAAAGCACCTTGGAATGTCATTGTTGAGTGCATATATAAACTCAATTGGAACAAGCTATAGACATGGTGCAAACTTTGCTGCAGGATCGTCCACAATCATGCGACAAAACAAGACCTACTTCGACGGCGGAACTCCTTTCACTCTTGAAATCCAAATACAACAATTTAACAATTTCAAAACACGCACTGCCAAGTTCTTCACACAAG CAAATAAAAATTCTTACAGAGCACACTATCCAAAGCCAGAGGAGTTTGGCAAGGCTATTTACACTTTTGATATTGGTCAAAATGATATTGCTTATGTTCTTAGTAAGGTGGGAAAGGAAGATTCCCAAGAATTGATCTCAAATATTGTGgaatatttttctaaacaacttcAA AATGTATATAGTTATGGAGCAAGAAGATTTTGGATACACAACACAGGCCCCATTGGTTGCCTACCAGTTTCCATGCCAATTCACAATGTCCACCACAACAGTACTCTACTTCCTGGTTACCTTGATCAAAACGGCTGCGTCAACTACCAAAACGACTTGGCCAAAGACTTCAATAAAAAGCTTAAAGATGAAGTTCTCAAATTAAGGACAGTCTTCCCTAATGCTTCTTTAACATATGTCGACATGTTCTCTGCAAAATATGAACTAATCAGTAATGCTATAAAATCAG TATCCATTCCTCCTCCACGAGTTTGA
- the LOC127128092 gene encoding GDSL esterase/lipase At5g14450 isoform X1: protein MSIMGSLTHFATIVFLLSWLVSIQADELKTSQKPCDFQAIFNFGDSNSDTGSMSAAFFPAILPYGQTFFHEAVGRASDGRLIIDFIAKHLGMSLLSAYINSIGTSYRHGANFAAGSSTIMRQNKTYFDGGTPFTLEIQIQQFNNFKTRTAKFFTQANKNSYRAHYPKPEEFGKAIYTFDIGQNDIAYVLSKVGKEDSQELISNIVEYFSKQLQNVYSYGARRFWIHNTGPIGCLPVSMPIHNVHHNSTLLPGYLDQNGCVNYQNDLAKDFNKKLKDEVLKLRTVFPNASLTYVDMFSAKYELISNAIKSGFVEPFEICCGYHEDGNHVYCGNKATINGKEIVTKSCNDPSKYISWDGVHYTEAANKWIANQILNGSFSDPPLPITHSCQITH, encoded by the exons ATGTCAATAATGGGGTCCCTCACACATTTTGCCACTATTGTTTTTTTACTCTCTTGGTTAGTGAGTATCCAAGCAGATGAACTGAAAACTTCACAAAAACCATGTGATTTTCAAGCAATCTTCAATTTTGGTGACTCAAATTCAGATACTGGCTCTATGTCAGCAGCATTTTTCCCTGCTATTTTGCCTTATGGTCAGACATTTTTCCATGAGGCTGTTGGCAGAGCTTCTGATGGCCGTCTTATCATAGATTTCATTG CAAAGCACCTTGGAATGTCATTGTTGAGTGCATATATAAACTCAATTGGAACAAGCTATAGACATGGTGCAAACTTTGCTGCAGGATCGTCCACAATCATGCGACAAAACAAGACCTACTTCGACGGCGGAACTCCTTTCACTCTTGAAATCCAAATACAACAATTTAACAATTTCAAAACACGCACTGCCAAGTTCTTCACACAAG CAAATAAAAATTCTTACAGAGCACACTATCCAAAGCCAGAGGAGTTTGGCAAGGCTATTTACACTTTTGATATTGGTCAAAATGATATTGCTTATGTTCTTAGTAAGGTGGGAAAGGAAGATTCCCAAGAATTGATCTCAAATATTGTGgaatatttttctaaacaacttcAA AATGTATATAGTTATGGAGCAAGAAGATTTTGGATACACAACACAGGCCCCATTGGTTGCCTACCAGTTTCCATGCCAATTCACAATGTCCACCACAACAGTACTCTACTTCCTGGTTACCTTGATCAAAACGGCTGCGTCAACTACCAAAACGACTTGGCCAAAGACTTCAATAAAAAGCTTAAAGATGAAGTTCTCAAATTAAGGACAGTCTTCCCTAATGCTTCTTTAACATATGTCGACATGTTCTCTGCAAAATATGAACTAATCAGTAATGCTATAAAATCAG GATTCGTTGAACCTTTTGAAATATGTTGTGGATATCATGAAGATGGTAACCATGTATATTGTGGGAATAAAGCAACTATAAACGGTAAAGAAATTGTAACAAAATCTTGTAATGATCCTTCAAAGTATATAAGTTGGGATGGCGTGCACTACACTGAGGCAGCAAATAAATGGATTGCCAATCAAATACTCAATGGTTCCTTTTCAGATCCACCGCTTCCCATTACACACTCATGTCAAATTACTCATTAG